One segment of Bacillus alkalisoli DNA contains the following:
- the rpmA gene encoding 50S ribosomal protein L27 codes for MLRLDLQFFASKKGVGSTKNGRDSISKRLGAKRADGQFVSGGSILYRQRGTKIYPGENVGRGGDDTLFAKVDGVVKFERFGRDRKKVSVYPVAQEA; via the coding sequence TCCAAAAAGGGAGTAGGTAGTACTAAAAACGGACGTGACTCTATTTCTAAACGTCTAGGCGCTAAGCGTGCAGACGGTCAATTCGTTTCTGGTGGATCAATTTTATACCGTCAACGCGGTACTAAAATCTATCCAGGTGAAAACGTAGGACGTGGTGGAGACGACACTTTATTCGCGAAAGTGGACGGAGTTGTTAAATTCGAACGTTTCGGACGTGACCGCAAAAAAGTTAGCGTATATCCTGTAGCTCAAGAAGCTTAA